The Terriglobia bacterium nucleotide sequence GATCGCCTTCTCGTCAAAGAAGGATTCGCGGCCGAGAGGCGTATTGATGATGAGATCGACCTTGCCGCTCTTGATGTAGTCCACGATATGCGGGCGGCCTTCGTTCACCTTGTAAACGGTCTCGACGTCGATCCCGGCATTGCGGAGCACACGCGCCGTACCGCGCGTTGCGATGATTTTGAAGCCGACTTCGACCAGGTCCGCGGCAATCTTCGAAATCAGATTCTTGTCGTGCTGATTGACACTGATGAACGCCACACCCTCCTTGGGAAGAATGGAGCCCGCGCTGATCTGTGCTTTGACATAGGCCTTGCCAAAGCTGTCGTCGACACCCATGACTTCGCCGGTCGATTTCATTTCAGGGCCGAGAATGGTGTCCACCCCCTGAAACCGCGCAAACGGAAAGACCGGAGACTTGACGAAGAACTGGTCGACCTTCAGTTCGGCGGGTAGACCGAACTCGCTCAGCTTGCGGCCGACCATCACCTTCGCCGCGATCTTTGCGAGCGGGACGCCCGTGGCTTTGCTGACGAACGGTACGGTTCGCGAAGCGCGCGGATTGACCTCGAGGACGTAAACCTTGCCGGCACGGATCGCAAACTGAATGTTCATGAGACCCAC carries:
- the carB gene encoding carbamoyl phosphate synthase large subunit (four CarB-CarA dimers form the carbamoyl phosphate synthetase holoenzyme that catalyzes the production of carbamoyl phosphate; CarB is responsible for the amidotransferase activity); the encoded protein is IMEHIEEAGIHSGDSSCVLPTYQLSEELRETIRKYTIHLGHALNVVGLMNIQFAIRAGKVYVLEVNPRASRTVPFVSKATGVPLAKIAAKVMVGRKLSEFGLPAELKVDQFFVKSPVFPFARFQGVDTILGPEMKSTGEVMGVDDSFGKAYVKAQISAGSILPKEGVAFISVNQHDKNLISKIAADLVEVGFKIIATRGTARVLRNAGIDVETVYKVNEGRPHIVDYIKSGKVDLIINTPLGRESFFDEKAIRRAAINHRVPSITTIAGAAAAVNGIRAIRREKLEVRSLQEYHAKK